Genomic window (Arctopsyche grandis isolate Sample6627 chromosome 5, ASM5162203v2, whole genome shotgun sequence):
GATATACAGGGTGGCTATTTGTCAATCAAACCCTTCACTTTGGACGTGTCATTTGCACGACAATCGTTCCTTTCAAGATGTACTGTCGGAACGAAAAATGTCACTCTTGCTATTTGCTGTGATTATTTTCGCTCAAAgtgtctattatttattttgaaattttttagatatgttttttataagtaaagcgtattttcttaataataagtaccagctgaaaaaaaattaaataaaagtaaaaaaaaaacaacatccaAAAGCCATCTACGATCTAAGTTCGCATTGTAAACTGTCGATCTGCAATAGCTTACACaattttcaaacaaacaaacatttatctttataaatataatggatGTATGCATACGTTCTGTTGCAATTAAACACCATAAATAAGCAATGGTAAATGAGGCAAATATCTAAAGCACACATTGTTGAATAAATTGCATCGATGCACTTGTccgaaatgtaaaaattttacacGACCTGATTTGAACaggttgtttgtttgtttgcatacaATCAAACGGCGAATTTGCTTTACGCAAATAAGTTCGGTTTTTACTCGCGCGAAGTAGAtcggtaaataaatttaaaaattttagtatttgaacatttcattgaaaaaatgatgatttaaaagcgatacgtacatatgtaggtacttttgAATGATCGCGTGACGGATACCTTCGTGATGGTATTAAGTATTAAGTACCTAAACATGCCCATGTGTCTCTTTTGATTTATTCATTTGTCAGAAAAACCCATGAcagtacgatattattattgaCACTAATTGAATTTGCGTTGAACGTGAACGTAGTTGAAAATTACACGTTACATACAGTCCATCGATAGTGTAATATTCAAGTACATTTTTAGAAGTGAAATATgcctatacataatatatgcatgTTACAATCATCTACGTATGATACATACGTTGATGattgtaaattgaaaaaaatatttttgaattgcaacgacatacatatacagcgATCAATAGGTAATAAAAAGGGAAAGATAAAGTAAATGTTGTCGACTTCGTTTCCTGGAAGAATTTCACCACGATGAAATACTCAGACATGCGATAAAATTAAACGCATAAAACAGCAAAAGTCTGCTTGTTCTTTCAAATTTTcgctttgaaatatttatcgcttcattaaatttaaaatacatactgtGAAAACAAATTTATGGTGCTTTAACTTTAGCTTTTAAACGTGTATTCTGAAAATGAACGCAATTTGAtcagattttttttgcatatccTTTTTATAAAGAACACAaaccaaaaacaaaaattaagtgCATTACTTTGACATAAAATTTTAaaggaaatttttatattttataaaattgataaatttcatgcataatttacatatgaaaaagaatacacattattttgtattcaacAACTATAAACACTTTtgaagataatttatttatgtatatcaacatcatcatcatatacagccattcgccattcgctgctggatgaaggcctctccaacacgcttccaatcgTCTCTGGTTTGCGCCACTCTTATCTATCTCACGTCCACCGATTTCGTCCACCCATATTCTCCACCTTTGGccttcttttacccttttgcattctctcagataccattctagcacttcttttgtccacctttcgtccatttttataGCCACGTGACCAaagccattgccatttcaatcactctatccactgtatccacaacccttgtcatacgtATCATCCACGTATTTCATtccctgtctttcctcgttatgccaaacatacaatgttacatacttctttgagtgcatacttctttgatttatgtatcaactttcagtgtccaagtttcacatccatacgtcatcactggcaaaacacattgatcttttattcagacaaagtggcatttttgtgACCAAATGCACTTCATTCTAATTTCATATGTCtccttatttcttcttctttactactggacatatctattatttgacctaaatatatatatatatatatatatatatatatatatatatatatatatatatatatatatatatatatatatatatatataattatttactacttctactatctTATCATCTAATGACATGCAATCaagcatgcaataactattaaacattagtttggtcttatctatgttaatttttaatcctactttcctactttccctgCCTAGCTGGGTTAAGttagccattcgccatccactcttggatgaaggcctctaaattttttcatttttctgtGTTTTGGACAACTCTCGTGCCTTCGGGAACCGTtggagcacttctttcgtccatctacaTCAGTTTTCCTAGCTGTGTGACCGGCTCATTGCAATTTAAATATCTTTACCCTCACCATTACATATGTTTGATATTATGAAAGTGAATATCATTCTTACTAATAGATTGACAGTAGAAGGTTTTTCAAAATGGTTGAAACAACTTttagtaattaattatatgaattttaatttttcataataattggCACATtcacatgtataatatacatatttataacacTAAATAAGTACACTCAACATCAGTTGCGATGAGATAAAATTTGAAACATCACACTATTTGTGTTGCAAACATaaacacaaaatattataacctcactatgtacatatatcctaacCCTTCATCCCACTTCAACATTAGACCATTTAGACCCAAATCATAGAGATAaacttatacaaaataatagagctgtatatacatatatacacatatatgtacaataaaaccgCATCGTAGTAATTTATCGACAACACACTGGTCAAAACGTGAAGATAAAAGGCTCGCGGCGACCACCACAAAAGCCCCCGTTTGataaatgttttgatttttgataatAGGTACATAACCATCCCTTCCTACCCTTCCCTCTGATCGAAGACATTCGGTCCTTAATCACGCGTATCTATTTTGTTCCGATAGAAACAGGCATTGTTGCACCGGACGAATATAAATGTTTCCCGAGGATTTCTTCCAATACACACACACTTTGATATACGACCGGTTCATTTATAATTCCATATTGAATTATCATACGTTTCGTTGGTTTTATTTCGTAGCGTGTGCATTCAATACAATCGTTCGATACTCCACGAGTGCCTATGGATGTATGGCTGAGAATATGTCAAATATTATGCTATATAATAGTAGGTGTCAGAAGAGGTATTGTTACGCCTTTTGTCCCGAAGCCCGATATCAAATTTTCGAGGAATACATCTATTTTCGTATGATAAAGTTCCcgagaatatataaataaaatattaactgaATATGCGTGTTAAAACTTAAGCAGAAATGTGCTAAAACTTCGGTAATATCCGACCTTACATCGGATGAGACAAgtttaaatatcatataatacaaTGTTAATTAAACATTATTAATACTTTGAACATTATTTGCTTGAACTGTTagtatttgaaaacaaaaccACAGATGTGAGTTTATTATgatattgtttgaaaaaaacAATTAACTTATATAACAAGCTAAGGTTATTATCATAAGGTTAGTTTAGGGTTCAATtgtttcatataattttaattaaaaatgtacagattgtgttattattatatattttgactttatTATTATCGTAATGATACAGACGCTTAAAAACTCCACGTTTAAACTATTaatcaatcaattaaataacatttgaaataaaagaaatcaatgtaaaatggaaatttattgaaaaaattgttgcatattagaaatttaaaaataaagttatagatTTCGCATTCACCCTCTTgacacttattttttttaatagtatttaTCCGATGGAGCTTTGATGTTTACACAATAATTCTTCAACACAAACAATTTTTTGCGGTTAAACGAGTCACTATTTACTTTACCTGCACACCCCAGTTTATATTTAGCACGGAGGGAGCTGTTTAAATGCGATTTCattgtattgtaaataataaataaatataaacaagcaAAAAATTGCATGCATGAATCAAGTCTGCATAGATACagggtgtttttttttgtgtatattttatataaatgtaatgaaAGATTAGTTAAAAACTGCATGCTTACTTACTCGTATAGATATATCGACTAAAATGAGTGTATgatatcaaaaattatattcctatAAGAAAAAATGAGtcacaatacaattaataacatttagtatacatacatatatgtacatatattttatagcaTAAATCATTTAACATCGAAATAATgttgaatgtataatatattttcttttgaacTTTTACTCTGTCTAAATTTcgactacatatatttaagtctAAAAGAtgaaacaaagaaaataaataaatttaaaactcgTATTCGTATCCATATTTGGATTTTCAATATGAAGATCTCCTTTTTTTATCTTCGCTCTGAAACACAGAAATCAGAATAGTATTAGCCCATGCTGAGGTAAACctcaattaaaattcatataaaaaattgttAGTTGTTAAagctacatattataaaattttcaaaaaccgGAATAATGCAGAGTTTTCACTGCAAAGCAAACATATTATTTTGACatgtaatatacaaaaaataaataaatatctcgtCTGGTAAATGGAGtcgacattatatttaattatgaactattaaatatatatgcagTTTGCTAAAAAAATTCTTGGAACGCTATTACAAtagcttaatttaattttctcaaTGATCACGGCTAAATCTATCACCGCTGGCAAAATCTaaatggttattaaatccagatcaaAGTATCAGTTATAGATTGCCAATTTAACTAACTTCAATGATGTGACGGTTTCAATAAAAGCGACATTCCACCCctccagtttctcgcaaatttggcTATTCCGAAATCGTTGATtgtttgtattttgtatattgatatacatacattttataatgtatttggatatgtacatgcatatgtatgtacacatttagCCAGTTTCGATTTGGGACGATTTATCGTGAGActggtatatatgaaaaaatacacaCAGTACATAGTATTGTTGTAGGGAAATATCTCGGATTTATGATGATTTTAAATATGACATGTTTTCGTTTAGCGGCTAACggatactatattgtgcatacatacgtactatgTATAACGAACAATATACTATGAACAAGtgggaaaaataaacaaaataaatagacTCAACAATCAACGATAGGTCGCATTTGTAAATAGAATGCTATTCATACCATTAGTTAAATCGAAATCATACGTGAATGTCGCATCCTGTATTTACAACGTCTAAATACCTGAACCGGTATTGACAATGGCAAGGTGAGCTCGCACATTAGACATTACTTTTGTAGAATAGGGGTTCAAAAACTGGCGAGGGGTTGCCAACCCTAATCACTCGTTGCATCCGAGTCGGAATTATCCGAAAATTGCCGAAGAGCGACGAAGACCGGTCGGTCGGTCCAAAGTTGCCGACCAGAGCGGAGCTTTCAGTCGAGTTCGGTCGGTTGAGCCGGTTGCACGTACCGGTCCATATCTCGTCGAACCGGTTCGTCGGAGTAAACACTCGCGAAAGCTTCAAAATTCTTCGAAAAGCTTCGACcacttcaaattcaaaaatccCGCCGGAGAAAAATGTGATTCCCCACCGACTCTCGTGAAAGTGTACACTTTGCCCAATATGGATACGAAGTTTGTGCGATTCTTAGGCGATAAGATAAACTTGTAGTTTTTGGACGTGGCTCCAGTTTAAAATATGGAAGGCAAAGCCCAAAGTGACCCCAAGGGGTCGAACAAACCCAATCCCAAATCGGACCATGGGAAGAACAGTAGTACCAGTCTGTTCTTGTGCGGTCTGTGCACGTTCAGCGTGGTGATCAGCATGTACAGTACGTATAGGGGCGATCAGCTCGAGGGTAGGGTTGCCGATTTGGAGAGCAGGTTTGCAAATTTGCAGAGCTCTCTCGTGGAGCCCAGTGAGATGCTGATGATGAGGCTCAAGAGGGAAGTCGAGGAGAAGTTCCACAGGAGGATGACCAGGGAGGCTGTCTCCACTGGAAGGAGGCTTCTGACTCGGGAGCTGGAGCAGGAGCAGACCAACGGTGGTTTTGCCAAGCTGATGAGGATCAAAAGAGACATGTCCGATTGCAGCTGTCCTGCAGGTTGGTAAAACCATACACTATGTcttattaaatatatcaaaacatatgaattttaatttgaataacttAATAGATTTTAAGCACAGTATTTTAATGTTATAGCTTCTTAGAAAACAGAACtattaaactattattattacacgaaaattcagatattcttggtatttataaatattgtaatagacGATTATAATACTAcaacaataaatcaaaatatgaaGAAACTATCACTAATAGTATATCATGTTTTGAtttattggttttatttttacattttagttcttatatttaaatattatatataaaatacattttcaaaactTATTCACTAGtcaaaaatgaaacaaacttgacaaaataatcaaaacattaaatataattgtatgtaatatcaaTGACACAATTACGCTAAAATATATCACGATATtcgtattataatacattttcaaagtACCATTACATAAATTGAATCCATGAAAtgacaaaataaaatgaatttatatatttaatgcgtatttaaaatatttttaacaaatgaacatatttcaaacattaaaaaaaagtgcgt
Coding sequences:
- the LOC143912087 gene encoding uncharacterized protein LOC143912087 isoform X1, with translation MEGKAQSDPKGSNKPNPKSDHGKNSSTSLFLCGLCTFSVVISMYSTYRGDQLEGRVADLESRFANLQSSLVEPSEMLMMRLKREVEEKFHRRMTREAVSTGRRLLTRELEQEQTNGGFAKLMRIKRDMSDCSCPAGK
- the LOC143912087 gene encoding uncharacterized protein LOC143912087 isoform X2, with translation MEGKAQSDPKGSNKPNPKSDHGKNSSTSLFLCGLCTFSVVISMYSTYRGDQLEGRVADLESRFANLQSSLVEPSEMLMMRLKREVEEKFHRRMTREAVSTGRRLLTRELEQEQTNGGFAKLMRIKRDMSDCSCPAGE